One segment of Marvinbryantia formatexigens DSM 14469 DNA contains the following:
- the metG gene encoding methionine--tRNA ligase — MEKKKFYMTTAIAYTSGKPHIGNTYEIILADAIARFKRAQGYDVFFQTGTDEHGQKIELKAAEAGVTPKEYVDKVAGEVKRIWDLVNASYDKFIRTTDDYHEKQVQKIFKKLYEQGDIYKGSYEGMYCTPCESFWTESQLVDGKCPDCGREVKPAKEEAYFFRMSKYADRLIEHINTHPEFIQPVSRKNEMMNNFLLPGLQDLCVSRTSFKWGIPVDFDDKHVVYVWLDALTNYITGIGYDCDGESTEQFKKNWPADLHLIGKDIIRFHTIYWPIFLMALDLPLPKQVFGHPWLLQGDGKMSKSKGNVLYADELVDFFGVDAVRYFVLHEMPFDNDGVITWELLVERLNSDLANTLGNLVNRTISMSNKYFGGVVADKGVTEPVDAELEAVALETPKKVTEKMEKLRVADAISDIFVLFKRCNKYIDETMPWALAKDETKQDRLATVLYNLVECISIGAELLEPFMPDTAEKVLAQLNAQKRGMEAMEQYGLYKSGTKVTEKPEILFARLDINEVMKKVEELHPPVAEQAEEPVKEETVIDIEPKEEITFEEFGKMQFQVGEIIACEAVKKSKKLLCSQVKIGSQVKQIVSGIKAHYSPEEMVGKKVMVLVNLKPAKLAGVLSEGMLLCAEDENGELALMVPEKEMPSGAEIC; from the coding sequence ATGGAAAAGAAAAAATTTTATATGACAACGGCGATTGCCTACACATCGGGCAAACCGCACATCGGCAATACCTATGAGATTATCCTGGCGGACGCCATTGCGCGTTTTAAGAGGGCGCAGGGCTATGATGTGTTTTTCCAGACAGGAACGGACGAGCACGGGCAGAAGATTGAGCTGAAGGCAGCCGAGGCAGGCGTTACGCCAAAGGAATATGTGGATAAGGTGGCAGGCGAGGTAAAGCGTATCTGGGATCTGGTGAATGCGTCCTATGATAAATTTATCCGCACTACGGACGACTACCACGAAAAGCAGGTGCAGAAGATTTTTAAGAAGCTGTACGAGCAGGGCGATATCTACAAAGGTTCCTATGAAGGAATGTACTGTACGCCGTGCGAATCCTTCTGGACGGAGTCGCAGCTTGTGGACGGCAAGTGTCCTGACTGCGGACGCGAGGTAAAACCGGCGAAGGAGGAAGCATACTTCTTCAGAATGAGTAAATATGCCGACCGTCTGATCGAGCATATTAACACACATCCGGAGTTTATCCAGCCGGTGTCCAGAAAAAATGAAATGATGAACAACTTCCTGCTTCCGGGCCTGCAGGACCTCTGTGTTTCCAGAACCTCCTTCAAATGGGGCATTCCGGTGGATTTTGATGATAAGCATGTGGTATACGTATGGCTGGATGCGCTCACCAACTACATCACGGGCATTGGCTATGACTGCGATGGTGAGAGCACGGAGCAGTTTAAGAAAAACTGGCCGGCGGATCTGCATCTGATCGGAAAGGACATCATCCGCTTCCACACGATTTACTGGCCGATTTTCTTGATGGCGCTGGATCTTCCGCTGCCGAAGCAGGTGTTCGGGCATCCGTGGCTGCTGCAGGGCGATGGCAAGATGAGCAAATCGAAAGGCAATGTGCTGTATGCGGATGAACTGGTGGACTTCTTTGGTGTGGATGCGGTGCGTTACTTTGTACTGCATGAGATGCCGTTTGACAACGACGGTGTGATCACCTGGGAGCTGCTGGTGGAGCGTCTGAATTCGGATCTTGCGAATACACTCGGCAACCTGGTGAACCGCACGATCTCTATGTCTAACAAATATTTTGGCGGCGTGGTTGCCGACAAGGGTGTGACGGAGCCGGTGGATGCGGAGCTGGAAGCAGTTGCGCTGGAGACGCCGAAGAAAGTGACGGAAAAGATGGAAAAGCTGCGCGTGGCGGACGCGATCAGCGATATCTTTGTGCTCTTCAAGCGCTGCAACAAATACATTGACGAGACGATGCCGTGGGCGCTGGCAAAGGATGAGACGAAGCAGGACCGCCTGGCAACCGTGCTTTACAATCTGGTAGAGTGCATTTCCATCGGAGCAGAGCTGCTGGAGCCGTTTATGCCGGATACAGCAGAGAAGGTGCTCGCCCAGCTTAACGCACAGAAGAGAGGCATGGAGGCAATGGAGCAGTACGGGCTTTACAAATCCGGCACAAAGGTGACGGAGAAGCCGGAGATCCTGTTCGCGCGTCTGGATATCAACGAAGTGATGAAAAAGGTAGAAGAGCTTCATCCGCCGGTTGCGGAGCAGGCAGAAGAACCGGTGAAGGAAGAAACAGTAATCGACATCGAGCCGAAGGAAGAGATTACCTTTGAGGAATTCGGAAAAATGCAGTTCCAGGTGGGTGAGATTATTGCCTGCGAAGCCGTGAAAAAATCGAAAAAGCTTTTGTGCAGCCAGGTGAAGATCGGCAGCCAGGTAAAGCAGATCGTGTCCGGCATCAAGGCGCACTACAGCCCTGAGGAAATGGTCGGCAAAAAGGTGATGGTTCTGGTGAACTTAAAACCTGCGAAGCTGGCGGGCGTGCTCTCAGAGGGAATGCTGCTCTGCGCGGAGGATGAAAACGGAGAGCTGGCACTGATGGTACCGGAAAAAGAAATGCCGTCGGGCGCGGAAATCTGCTGA
- a CDS encoding AAA family ATPase, giving the protein MIITIGRQYGSGGREIGEKLAKRLDYAYYDTMILEKTAKESGISRELIMRYDEQLRDKWMAGLASGSGTGSADHLPLALRVVLAQFEVIRKIGQSGSAVIVGRCADYVLRERKDVLSVFIHADRERRADRVSARNQISLEEAKKRIKNTDKHRAAYYNCYTEKIWGSAESYHLCIDSGRFGIDGAVDYLETCIRQLRQV; this is encoded by the coding sequence ATGATTATTACGATTGGACGGCAGTATGGAAGCGGCGGACGTGAGATTGGTGAAAAGCTGGCAAAACGGCTGGACTACGCATACTATGATACGATGATTCTGGAAAAGACCGCGAAGGAGAGCGGAATCTCCAGAGAGCTGATTATGCGGTATGACGAACAGCTCAGAGACAAGTGGATGGCGGGTCTGGCATCCGGAAGCGGAACGGGCAGCGCAGACCACCTGCCGCTCGCACTCAGGGTCGTACTGGCACAGTTTGAGGTAATCCGGAAGATTGGACAGTCCGGGTCAGCGGTTATCGTAGGGCGCTGTGCGGATTATGTTCTTCGTGAGCGGAAGGATGTGCTCTCTGTTTTTATTCATGCGGACAGGGAACGCAGGGCAGACCGCGTTTCCGCGCGGAATCAAATCAGCCTGGAGGAGGCTAAGAAAAGAATTAAGAATACCGATAAGCACCGGGCGGCTTATTATAACTGCTATACCGAAAAAATATGGGGGAGTGCTGAGAGCTATCACCTCTGTATTGACAGCGGAAGATTTGGAATCGATGGTGCCGTTGATTATCTGGAGACATGTATCCGGCAGCTTCGGCAGGTGTAG
- a CDS encoding MATE family efflux transporter, whose protein sequence is METVTQHENPLGTERIGRLMLQYSIPSVISLVVNSIYNMVDQVFIGQGVGYLGNAGTNIISPMTTILLALTVMMGAGAATYMSLHLGKKEPEKAAVGVCNSMTVTVLIGIVCAVLLEIFMEPMCRFFGCTDNVLPYATAYGRIIVLGFPVAAIGCGFGDIIRADCRPKQSMAGLLIGCVANLILDPLFIFVFHWGVEGAAWATIIGQLLTALYFIRCCFHFTTIQLKKSYFRPQWKVVRRVATLGISNFITQISSVIVMTIVNNLVRIYGAASEFGSDIPLAVLGIIVKINGLAASIVMGVSTGVQPVMSYNYGASQYGRVKKTYKITLVVNTIILTIARILFSLFPEEIIGLFGQESELYVTFAVKCFDIFLLAIPLVGICVATSIFFQSVGKAGVAAILSLTRQVLYFVPAMLILAPILGLDGVLWGAAISDTLACVTAVIVVLALWKRIFKERK, encoded by the coding sequence ATGGAAACAGTAACACAACATGAGAATCCGCTGGGAACAGAACGGATTGGACGTCTGATGCTCCAATATTCCATTCCCAGTGTGATTTCTCTCGTCGTGAATTCAATCTATAATATGGTTGACCAGGTTTTTATCGGACAGGGCGTGGGCTATCTGGGAAACGCCGGGACAAATATCATAAGCCCCATGACGACGATTCTGCTGGCTCTGACCGTAATGATGGGTGCAGGTGCGGCGACCTACATGAGCCTTCATCTGGGGAAAAAGGAACCGGAGAAAGCGGCTGTCGGAGTCTGTAATTCGATGACGGTCACGGTACTGATCGGTATCGTATGCGCCGTCCTGCTGGAAATATTTATGGAGCCCATGTGCCGTTTCTTTGGCTGTACAGATAATGTATTGCCGTATGCAACAGCATATGGACGCATTATTGTTCTGGGATTTCCGGTGGCAGCCATCGGCTGTGGCTTTGGTGATATTATCCGTGCCGACTGCCGTCCGAAACAGAGCATGGCAGGTCTGCTTATCGGCTGCGTGGCAAACCTGATTTTAGACCCGCTTTTTATTTTTGTGTTCCACTGGGGAGTGGAGGGCGCAGCCTGGGCTACGATTATCGGACAGCTCCTGACAGCGCTGTATTTTATCCGGTGTTGTTTTCATTTTACTACCATCCAGCTCAAAAAGAGTTATTTCAGACCGCAGTGGAAGGTTGTCCGCCGGGTAGCGACCCTGGGAATTTCCAACTTTATTACGCAGATTTCCAGTGTTATCGTCATGACGATAGTAAATAATCTGGTGCGCATTTATGGCGCTGCGTCGGAATTTGGTTCTGACATTCCGCTTGCTGTGCTGGGGATTATCGTAAAGATTAACGGGCTGGCGGCTTCCATTGTAATGGGTGTGTCAACCGGTGTCCAGCCTGTTATGAGCTATAACTACGGAGCTTCACAGTATGGGAGAGTCAAGAAGACATACAAAATCACTCTGGTTGTCAATACAATCATTTTGACAATAGCGCGTATTCTGTTCTCCCTGTTCCCGGAGGAAATCATCGGACTGTTCGGACAGGAATCGGAACTTTATGTGACCTTTGCTGTCAAATGCTTCGATATTTTCCTGCTTGCCATTCCTCTGGTGGGAATTTGCGTGGCAACCAGTATTTTCTTCCAGTCTGTCGGCAAGGCGGGCGTTGCGGCGATTCTCTCTCTGACACGGCAGGTACTGTACTTTGTTCCGGCTATGCTGATTCTTGCCCCGATTCTTGGGCTGGACGGTGTTCTGTGGGGAGCGGCTATCTCGGACACACTGGCGTGCGTTACGGCGGTCATTGTTGTTCTGGCACTCTGGAAGCGTATTTTTAAAGAAAGGAAATAG
- a CDS encoding LysR family transcriptional regulator — MNTFQLSCFLAVANTLSFAQAAKQVNISQPAITNQIRSLESELGAQLFHRTTRIVELTAEGQAFVEDAKNIITIAERARHRFSSTGHDKMDSISIACSSFAMFDLLPAILQELAACCTNLHPRLYTVPHNQLLKLLETEAADVLFDMSMGAEVTKKFTFQELKQSELVCVCPKDHPLAKQTSISKTDLENETLIFCNPMNLSPDIASLQWQFAREKSPVSSHYCDSAEAAVLLTASRLGIAILPELAVTKDERVVKVQMENAPKLSFGLFCRSRPGSGTVQKFIQITKQHFSE; from the coding sequence TTGAACACCTTTCAGCTTTCCTGTTTTTTAGCGGTAGCAAATACCCTGAGCTTCGCCCAGGCTGCAAAGCAGGTAAATATCTCCCAGCCAGCCATCACCAACCAGATCCGGTCGCTGGAGAGCGAGCTCGGCGCGCAGCTCTTTCACCGTACCACTCGGATAGTAGAATTAACGGCAGAGGGACAGGCATTTGTTGAAGACGCCAAAAATATCATCACCATTGCGGAACGGGCACGCCATCGCTTCAGCAGCACAGGACATGATAAGATGGACAGCATATCCATCGCCTGCAGCAGCTTTGCCATGTTCGACCTCCTCCCCGCTATTCTGCAGGAGCTCGCCGCCTGCTGCACAAACCTTCATCCCAGACTGTACACAGTGCCCCACAACCAACTGTTAAAGCTGCTGGAAACCGAAGCGGCGGATGTTCTTTTTGATATGAGCATGGGCGCCGAAGTCACAAAAAAGTTTACCTTCCAGGAGTTAAAGCAAAGCGAGCTGGTCTGCGTCTGTCCGAAAGACCATCCGCTGGCAAAGCAGACAAGTATCTCAAAAACAGATCTGGAAAATGAAACGTTGATTTTCTGCAATCCAATGAATCTTTCCCCGGACATCGCCAGTCTGCAATGGCAGTTTGCCAGAGAAAAAAGCCCGGTCAGCTCCCACTATTGCGATTCCGCAGAGGCCGCCGTTTTATTGACAGCCTCCCGTCTGGGCATTGCCATTCTCCCGGAGCTGGCGGTCACAAAAGACGAACGGGTGGTAAAGGTCCAAATGGAAAACGCGCCGAAGCTGTCTTTCGGACTGTTCTGCCGCTCCCGCCCCGGCTCCGGAACCGTACAGAAATTTATCCAGATCACAAAACAGCATTTTTCAGAATAA
- a CDS encoding alpha/beta hydrolase, whose protein sequence is MLHKKIAIQTEGSLPDASLTLYLWDYSEEIPIRKRPLILILPGGGYHFLSDRESEPIALRFMAMGFHTAILRYSVAPARFPVSLKETALAVSYLYEHADEYQIDSDSIFVMGFSAGGHLAASYGAYWNSAFLSQESGCRTETLRPAGLLLCYPVISSDPAIRHEGSIRELLGDDWQDEELLRKVSIDKQVHPQMPPAFLWNTMQDDTVPPENSLVLVQAYMKQGIPIEYHLYEKGGHGLSLASALTDNMQHQCIEESCQNWIYLAEKWLNRSECKFLT, encoded by the coding sequence ATGTTACATAAAAAAATTGCAATCCAGACGGAAGGCTCTCTGCCGGACGCCAGTCTGACCCTGTATCTCTGGGATTATTCAGAGGAAATTCCTATCCGGAAAAGACCGCTGATTCTGATTCTTCCGGGCGGCGGTTATCATTTTCTGTCCGACCGTGAGAGCGAACCGATTGCTCTGCGCTTTATGGCGATGGGATTTCACACGGCTATTCTGCGCTATTCCGTAGCTCCCGCCAGATTTCCGGTTTCCCTGAAGGAAACCGCGCTCGCCGTTTCTTATCTGTACGAACATGCAGACGAGTATCAGATTGACAGCGACAGTATCTTTGTGATGGGATTTTCCGCCGGCGGACATCTCGCCGCCAGCTATGGCGCTTACTGGAACAGCGCCTTCCTCAGCCAGGAAAGCGGCTGCCGGACAGAGACGCTGCGCCCCGCCGGGCTCCTTCTCTGCTATCCTGTTATCTCCAGCGACCCGGCAATCCGCCACGAGGGCAGTATCCGGGAGCTGCTGGGAGACGACTGGCAGGACGAAGAGCTGCTCAGAAAAGTTTCTATTGATAAGCAGGTACATCCGCAGATGCCGCCCGCATTTCTCTGGAACACCATGCAGGACGACACCGTTCCGCCGGAAAACTCTCTGGTACTTGTACAGGCCTATATGAAACAGGGTATCCCCATCGAATACCATCTGTACGAAAAAGGCGGACACGGTCTTTCCCTGGCAAGCGCCCTCACCGACAACATGCAGCACCAGTGCATAGAGGAAAGCTGCCAGAACTGGATCTATCTGGCGGAGAAATGGCTGAACCGCAGTGAATGCAAATTCCTGACCTGA
- a CDS encoding MarR family winged helix-turn-helix transcriptional regulator, with protein sequence MEENHAWQILAQYNSIFRESDQIYRTAAKSFGLSDCAFWILYSLREASTPLTQSDICNQIYLPKQTVNSALKKLEADGIIVMEEMTDRRSKRLALTQKGQTLAARTADRVLAAEHDAFLGLSAQEQEEFIRLFRKYTDILKQNMTFQKEEL encoded by the coding sequence ATGGAAGAAAACCACGCATGGCAGATTCTTGCCCAATATAACAGCATTTTCAGGGAAAGCGACCAGATTTACCGCACCGCTGCAAAATCCTTCGGTCTCTCCGACTGCGCTTTCTGGATTCTGTATTCTCTGCGGGAAGCCAGCACGCCGCTGACCCAGAGTGATATCTGCAATCAGATTTATCTGCCAAAGCAGACTGTCAACTCCGCTCTGAAAAAGCTGGAAGCAGACGGAATAATCGTCATGGAGGAAATGACGGACCGCCGCAGCAAGCGCCTTGCGCTCACACAGAAAGGCCAGACCCTTGCCGCCCGGACAGCAGACCGGGTGCTGGCGGCGGAGCACGACGCGTTTCTTGGGTTATCCGCACAGGAACAGGAGGAATTTATCCGCCTCTTCCGCAAATACACAGATATTCTGAAACAAAATATGACTTTCCAAAAGGAGGAGCTATAG
- a CDS encoding MATE family efflux transporter, whose product MAIQLSDHFTYKKLLRFCTAPIIMMVFTSIYGVVDGLFVSNFVGKVPFAAINLVMPFIMILGGFGFMIGTGGSALVAKTLGEGNKTEANRYFTMMILLTIISGIALSVIGILLMRPISRLLGATDAMMEDCVTYGRVVLLFNTAYMLQNVFQTFFTTAEKPKLGLFATVAAGVTNMVLDALFIAVFRWGVAGAALATGISQCIGGLLPLLYFLRPNGSLLRLTKTKLEARVLCKACANGSSELMSNISGSLVSMLYNFQLMRFAGENGVAAYGVLMYIQFIFIAIFIGYTIGTAPIIGYHYGAGNRGELKNMLRKSFLLMAAAGICMMLAAKILAAPLAAIFVGYDQELLEMTRHAFSVFSYSFILAGLNIFTSSYFTALNNGVVSAIISFSRTLVFQTLSVLILPIFLGLDGIWWAITVAEVLAFVVSFFFLRRKKLNPALA is encoded by the coding sequence ATGGCAATACAGTTATCCGACCATTTTACCTACAAAAAGCTGCTGCGGTTCTGCACTGCGCCAATCATTATGATGGTTTTCACTTCCATCTACGGCGTGGTTGACGGATTGTTCGTTTCTAATTTTGTCGGAAAGGTTCCTTTCGCGGCAATCAACCTTGTCATGCCGTTTATTATGATTCTCGGCGGCTTTGGTTTTATGATTGGTACAGGCGGCAGCGCGCTCGTGGCAAAAACGCTGGGTGAGGGAAATAAAACGGAAGCAAACCGCTACTTTACCATGATGATTCTGCTGACAATAATCAGCGGCATTGCGCTCTCCGTCATCGGTATTCTTCTCATGCGGCCGATTTCCCGGCTGCTCGGCGCCACTGACGCCATGATGGAAGATTGTGTGACATATGGCAGAGTCGTTCTGCTCTTTAATACCGCCTACATGCTGCAGAATGTGTTTCAGACCTTTTTTACGACTGCAGAAAAGCCGAAGCTCGGTCTTTTCGCCACAGTCGCTGCCGGTGTTACAAATATGGTTCTGGACGCGCTTTTTATCGCCGTCTTTCGCTGGGGCGTTGCAGGGGCGGCGCTTGCCACCGGCATCAGCCAGTGCATCGGCGGGCTTTTGCCGCTGCTTTATTTCCTGCGCCCGAACGGCAGCCTTCTCCGGCTCACAAAAACGAAGCTGGAAGCGCGCGTCCTGTGCAAAGCCTGTGCAAACGGCTCCTCCGAGCTGATGTCAAATATCTCCGGCTCACTGGTAAGTATGCTGTACAATTTCCAGCTAATGCGCTTTGCCGGTGAAAACGGCGTCGCCGCTTACGGGGTTCTGATGTACATCCAGTTTATTTTTATTGCCATTTTCATCGGATACACCATCGGTACCGCGCCCATTATCGGATATCATTACGGCGCCGGAAACCGCGGGGAGCTGAAAAATATGCTCCGCAAAAGCTTTCTGCTGATGGCCGCTGCCGGTATCTGCATGATGCTGGCTGCCAAAATCCTCGCCGCCCCACTGGCAGCTATCTTCGTCGGATACGACCAGGAGCTTCTGGAAATGACACGCCATGCTTTTTCCGTTTTTTCATACTCCTTCATCCTGGCAGGGCTGAATATTTTTACTTCTTCATATTTTACCGCGCTGAACAACGGGGTCGTCTCCGCGATTATCTCCTTCTCGCGTACCCTCGTCTTCCAGACGCTCTCCGTCCTGATTCTGCCAATTTTCCTGGGGCTGGACGGTATCTGGTGGGCAATCACGGTCGCAGAGGTGCTCGCCTTCGTGGTGTCCTTTTTCTTCCTGCGCCGGAAAAAACTCAATCCCGCGCTGGCTTAA
- a CDS encoding CidA/LrgA family protein, whose protein sequence is MKFLRQFGIILFISFLGEALRMLIPLPIPASVYGLILMLAALCSGVLKLEQVKDAADFLIEIMPVMFIPAAVGLLDSWTALQPVWAPVLIITVLTTILVMAVTGRVTQFIIRKGGKKK, encoded by the coding sequence ATGAAGTTCTTACGGCAATTCGGTATTATTTTGTTTATTTCGTTTCTGGGAGAGGCGCTGCGTATGCTGATTCCTCTTCCTATTCCGGCAAGCGTTTACGGGCTGATACTCATGCTTGCAGCGTTATGCAGCGGCGTGCTGAAATTAGAACAGGTAAAGGATGCGGCGGATTTTCTGATTGAGATTATGCCTGTCATGTTTATCCCGGCGGCTGTCGGGCTGCTGGATTCCTGGACCGCCCTGCAGCCGGTCTGGGCGCCTGTGCTGATCATCACTGTTTTGACGACCATCCTTGTAATGGCTGTAACCGGTCGCGTCACACAGTTTATTATCCGGAAAGGGGGAAAGAAAAAATGA
- a CDS encoding LrgB family protein yields MKDFLVDSVFFGAFISLAAYEAGLMLKRKFKLAILNPLLIGTILVMLALVLLDVEYKHYNEGARYISYLLTPATVCLAVPLYQQLTLLKKNLKAVAAGILAGVLTSLVSVLLLAKLFGLTHEQYVTLLPKSITTAIGLGVSQELGGIETITVAVIIVTGILGNVLADLLCKVFRIEEPVAKGLAIGTASHAIGTAKAMELGQVEGAMSSLAIAVAGLLTVVGASIFAEFM; encoded by the coding sequence ATGAAGGATTTTCTTGTGGATTCTGTATTTTTCGGCGCTTTCATCAGCCTCGCCGCCTACGAAGCCGGTCTGATGCTGAAAAGAAAATTTAAGCTCGCTATCTTAAACCCCCTGCTGATCGGGACGATTCTGGTGATGCTGGCGCTCGTTCTTCTGGATGTTGAATATAAACACTATAACGAAGGCGCCCGGTACATCAGCTATCTTCTGACGCCTGCTACCGTCTGCCTGGCGGTTCCTCTTTACCAGCAGCTCACTTTGCTGAAAAAGAATCTGAAGGCGGTAGCCGCAGGTATCCTTGCCGGAGTGCTGACAAGCCTGGTAAGCGTCCTTCTCCTGGCAAAGCTTTTTGGTCTGACACATGAACAGTATGTCACACTGCTGCCGAAATCCATCACAACAGCGATCGGTCTTGGCGTTTCACAGGAACTCGGCGGCATCGAAACCATAACGGTCGCTGTTATCATCGTCACAGGAATTCTCGGCAACGTACTGGCAGATTTGCTTTGCAAGGTCTTCCGCATTGAAGAACCAGTTGCAAAGGGGCTTGCCATCGGCACCGCCTCCCACGCTATCGGAACCGCAAAGGCAATGGAGCTCGGACAGGTAGAGGGCGCCATGAGCAGCCTCGCCATCGCCGTCGCCGGTCTTCTGACGGTTGTCGGAGCTTCCATCTTTGCAGAATTTATGTGA
- the rpsR gene encoding 30S ribosomal protein S18, producing MAYTKGDRADSPMKRRGGRRRKKVCVFCGKENNEIDYKDVAKLKKYVSERGKILPRRITGTCAKHQRSLTVAIKRARHLAMMPYVQD from the coding sequence ATGGCTTATACAAAAGGCGATAGAGCAGATTCTCCGATGAAGAGAAGAGGCGGACGCAGAAGAAAGAAAGTCTGCGTATTCTGCGGCAAAGAAAACAACGAAATTGATTACAAGGACGTTGCAAAATTAAAGAAATATGTTTCTGAGAGAGGAAAGATCCTTCCCAGAAGAATCACAGGAACCTGTGCAAAGCACCAGAGATCGCTCACAGTAGCAATCAAGCGTGCAAGACATCTGGCAATGATGCCGTACGTGCAGGATTAA
- a CDS encoding single-stranded DNA-binding protein produces the protein MNKVILMGRLTRDPEVRYSAGENATAVARYTLAVDRRFRREGSDQTADFIGCVAFGRSAEFAEKYFRQGLKIVVTGRIQTGSYTNKDGVKVYTTDVVVEDQEFAESKNASQGASDGGYQSYQRSAPAPGRPAPSAASGDGFMNIPDGIDEELPFN, from the coding sequence ATGAATAAGGTTATTTTAATGGGACGCTTGACCAGAGACCCGGAGGTACGCTACTCCGCAGGAGAAAATGCAACGGCAGTTGCCAGATACACTCTGGCAGTAGACCGCAGATTCCGCAGAGAGGGAAGCGACCAGACAGCAGATTTTATCGGATGCGTTGCATTTGGCAGAAGCGCTGAATTTGCAGAAAAGTATTTCCGTCAGGGTCTGAAGATAGTAGTTACCGGACGTATCCAGACCGGCAGCTACACAAATAAAGATGGTGTGAAAGTATATACGACAGATGTTGTAGTGGAAGACCAGGAATTCGCAGAGAGCAAGAATGCTTCCCAGGGAGCATCAGACGGCGGTTATCAGAGCTATCAGCGTTCCGCTCCTGCTCCGGGCAGACCGGCTCCGAGTGCGGCATCTGGTGACGGCTTTATGAATATACCGGATGGTATCGATGAGGAGCTTCCGTTTAACTAG
- the rpsF gene encoding 30S ribosomal protein S6, with protein sequence MNKYELAVVVNAKIEDDARTATVEKVKEYITRYNGTITNVDEWGKKKLAYEIQKMSEGYYYFIQFEADAECPIELERHVRIMENVLRYLCVRQDA encoded by the coding sequence ATGAACAAGTATGAATTGGCCGTTGTTGTCAACGCAAAGATTGAGGACGACGCAAGAACTGCTACCGTTGAGAAGGTAAAAGAATACATTACCCGTTACAACGGAACCATCACGAATGTGGATGAGTGGGGCAAGAAAAAACTTGCATACGAGATTCAGAAGATGAGCGAAGGGTATTACTACTTCATTCAGTTTGAGGCAGACGCAGAATGCCCGATTGAACTCGAAAGACACGTTCGTATCATGGAAAATGTTCTCAGATATTTGTGTGTTAGACAGGACGCATAG
- a CDS encoding DUF951 domain-containing protein — protein MERLNYEVGDIVRLKKPHPCGSSEWEILRVGADFRLKCEGCGHQIMVARRLVEKNTRELRKKA, from the coding sequence ATGGAACGGCTGAATTATGAGGTGGGCGATATTGTGCGGCTGAAAAAACCGCATCCCTGCGGCAGCAGCGAGTGGGAGATCCTGCGCGTGGGCGCGGACTTCCGGCTGAAGTGCGAAGGCTGCGGTCATCAGATTATGGTTGCCCGCAGGCTTGTCGAAAAAAACACGAGAGAATTGCGGAAAAAAGCTTGA
- a CDS encoding NAD-dependent protein deacylase has translation MQDKSETLQKWIAESNNVVFFGGAGVSTESGIPDFRSVDGLYNQEYDYPPETIISHTFFLNRTEEFYRFYKKKMLVLDAKPNMAHIRLAEWEKSGHVRAVITQNIDGLHQMAGSKEVLELHGSVHRNYCQKCRKFYDAEYIKAAEGIPRCSCGGIIKPDVVLYEEGLDNDIMMKSIRHIASADVLIIGGTSLVVYPAAGLIDYFRGSKLVVINRSTTSRDKNADLVIDDSIGKVFESIHID, from the coding sequence ATGCAGGATAAGAGCGAGACTTTACAGAAGTGGATTGCAGAAAGCAATAATGTAGTGTTTTTCGGCGGCGCCGGGGTGTCGACGGAGAGTGGGATACCGGATTTCCGCAGTGTGGACGGCTTATATAACCAGGAATATGATTATCCGCCGGAGACGATTATCAGCCACACGTTTTTCCTGAACCGGACGGAGGAATTTTACCGGTTTTATAAAAAGAAAATGCTGGTGCTGGATGCAAAGCCAAACATGGCGCACATCCGCCTGGCAGAGTGGGAAAAGAGCGGTCACGTGCGCGCTGTTATCACCCAGAACATCGATGGACTGCATCAGATGGCGGGAAGCAAAGAGGTATTGGAGCTGCACGGCAGTGTGCATCGCAATTACTGTCAGAAATGCCGGAAATTTTATGATGCGGAATATATAAAAGCGGCGGAAGGGATTCCGCGCTGCAGCTGCGGCGGTATTATCAAGCCGGACGTGGTGCTCTACGAAGAGGGGCTGGACAATGACATCATGATGAAGTCTATCCGCCACATTGCGTCCGCGGATGTGCTGATTATCGGCGGCACCTCTCTGGTGGTCTATCCGGCGGCGGGGCTGATTGACTATTTCCGCGGCAGCAAGCTGGTCGTGATTAACAGGAGTACGACCTCCCGCGATAAAAATGCCGACCTGGTAATTGACGACAGTATCGGAAAGGTCTTTGAAAGTATTCATATTGATTAG